The Pseudothermotoga sp. region TGTGAAAGTTTGATCGCTGAGTGCTCCAATGTAAGGCGTTAAAGCTACAGCGAAGATATTGTCTATGGTCATGTAAGTACCGACGATGAAAGAAGACAGACCAAAGGATTTGAGAAATATAGGAACGTACGCATTGTACAATGGCCAAACGATGTTTATACCAAAAAAACCAAAACCAAGAAGCCAAAACTTCAACATGGCTCACACGATCATTCTGTCAAAATCGTTTGGAATTACGACCTCACCTTCGAAGATTTCTTCAGCTTTCTTCTTCAACTCGACTATGTGTTCCTCCAGTTCTGGGCCAAGGTGAACTAGACAGAGAGTTTTTGCACCAGCCTCTTTAGCGATTCTTGCAGCGTCTTCTACACAAGTGTGACCCTCTTTCCTACCAGTTATGGTTTCACTGCACGTAGCTTCGTGTATCAATACATCAACGTTCTTCGATCGTTTAACCACTTCTTCACACGGTTCCGTATCGCTCGTATAAACGACAGAGGCGTTAAAAGTTGTGATCTTCAAGCCGAAATTCGGAACAGAATGTCTCACGGGAAAACTCTCCATCCTGAACGGTCCTTCAAAGAGTACAGACCCGACTCTGACAGGTACAAGCTCGATGGAAAAATCCCCTCGGACAAGGCCGTAAATCTTCAGAACTTGTTCCACATCGACTAAAAAATCTTCTCCAAGGTATACCTTGATGGAATCTTTACCTGAAAGCCTCAGCATCTCTAAAAGTGAAACAAGACCGTATGAATGATCTACATGTCGATGCGTTACTATGACGGCTTTCAAATTCATCGGATTGTATCCTGCTTTCAATAACTTTCCAAAGGCGTTACCAGGACAATCGACCAAGACGTCCTCGATCAAGAAAGATGTGTTATCTCGATGGACATTCGACACTGCCGCAGAAGTTCCCAAAAATATTATTCTCAACATCATCACCCAGATTCGATTATATTCTAAAGGAAACATCGGCCCGAGCGATAAAATATAGTGACGGAGGGTCAACGCATTGAAGATCAGTTGGATCTTTTTGATCATTTTCATTGCTTTGATCTTGCTGATCAATTCGTGTCAAAAAACAACCAACGATATTCCCGTAATGCTGTCGATCAATCCTCACACACCAACGCCGGGCAGTACTGTAACGATCGTTGTTGACACCTCGTTCAATATAGGTGTCACTCTGGCTGGCATCTCGATAGACGGTGTGATCGTGCACAGTGGCAATAGTGTGCCTCTCACTTACCAATGGCAACCACTTGAGGCGAAACAATACAAAATCCAAGGTTTCGTTGAAAACATCTTCGGTCAGAAAGGTGCTAGGGAGGTCATCGTG contains the following coding sequences:
- a CDS encoding MBL fold metallo-hydrolase produces the protein MLRIIFLGTSAAVSNVHRDNTSFLIEDVLVDCPGNAFGKLLKAGYNPMNLKAVIVTHRHVDHSYGLVSLLEMLRLSGKDSIKVYLGEDFLVDVEQVLKIYGLVRGDFSIELVPVRVGSVLFEGPFRMESFPVRHSVPNFGLKITTFNASVVYTSDTEPCEEVVKRSKNVDVLIHEATCSETITGRKEGHTCVEDAARIAKEAGAKTLCLVHLGPELEEHIVELKKKAEEIFEGEVVIPNDFDRMIV